A genome region from Solanum pennellii chromosome 12, SPENNV200 includes the following:
- the LOC107005379 gene encoding uncharacterized protein C630.12, whose product MLKLAVFLSLIWALTLLYGEMFSFWIPFLSCSWPHPSTSSSMTDGVDHQRDYVKIAVLTDPQLMDRTSLHLAPKSFALEVAQFYTDLYMRRAFLSSILPSKPDIILFLGDYFDGGPFLSDEEWQESWSRFKHIFDIDMLEQTTNIKLYYLAGNHDIGYAAFHSRMPEVIKRYEKAFGARNYQFTAGKVDFITIDAQTLDGHPQNNVTPATWEFVKNVSNHLSSNPRVLLTHIPLYRPDQTACGSYRSSSIINQRINRAAQDNEILYQNYITEKGTNDLLDSIKPALILSGHDHDQCTVIHKSKYGSVEEHTLGTISWQQGNLFPSYMLLSASNLILPNGSMPEDAISTKVCFLPVQLYIYIWYILLFVITLLIAVFWPTNGVLFPNYLDGFLRNVRGLISSSFWGGGKKLKSEDEIYEYEEIWDAEGSMHLIKKAFKVSSTCSSDSASVERGNAIMRSVARKQETDTSNPADVTLHIGSDTAVKALPRTNKSTTKMVIRRLVRTLSIITIVAAFNIPLYMMLLFKDWIDK is encoded by the exons ATGTTGAAGTTAGCTGTTTTCTTAAGCCTAATTTGGGCTTTGACTCTTCTCTATGGAGAGATGTTCTCATTTTGGATCCCTTTTCTCTCATGTTCTTGGCCTCATCCTTctacttcttcttcaatg ACAGATGGAGTAGATCATCAACGTGATTACGTGAAAATTGCTGTTCTGACTGATCCTCAG CTCATGGATAGAACCTCTCTTCATCTTGCCCCGAAATCCTTTGCACTTGAAGTTGCTCAGTTCTATACAGATTTGTATATGCGCAGGGCATTCCTATCATCTATTTTACCTTCCAAACCAGATATAATTCTGTTCCTAGGTGATTATTTCGACGGTGGGCCTTTTCTCTCTGATGAAGA atGGCAGGAATCCTGGAGTCGGTTTAAGCATATATTTGACATTGACATGCTTGAACAAACTACGAACATAAAGCTGTACTACCTTGCTGGAAACCATGATATAGGGTATGCAGCTTTTCACTCGCGTATGCCGGAG GTTATCAAACGCTACGAGAAAGCATTTGGTGCAAGGAACTATCAGTTTACAGCTGGGAAAGTAGATTTCATCACCATCGATGCGCAAACCTTAGATG GGCATCCTCAGAACAATGTAACCCCTGCCACATGGGAATTTGTCAAGAATGTCTCTAACC ATCTGTCTTCGAATCCAAGGGTTCTATTGACTCATATTCCATTGTATCGACCAGATCAAACTGCCTGTGGTTCATACCGCTCATCGTCAATTATTAATCAG AGAATCAACCGTGCTGCTCAGGATAATGAAATATT ATATCAAAACTATATTACTGAAAAAGGAACGAATGACCTGCTTGACTCGATCAAACCT GCACTAATTCTCTCCGGGCATGACCATGATCAGTGTACAGTGATCCACAAATCCAAATATGGTTCCGTAGAAGAG CATACTCTAGGTACTATAAGCTGGCAGCAGGGAAATTTGTTTCCATCTTACATGCTATTATCTGCAAGTAATCTTATCTTACCGAACGGATCAATGCCAGAGGATGCAATTTCCACCAAAGTGTGCTTTCTCCCTGTGCagttatacatttatatatg GTATATTTTGCTGTTTGTCATAACCCTTCTTATTGCCGTCTTTTGGCCCACGAATGGGGTGCTCTTTCCAAACTATCTTGATGGATTTCTGAGGAATGTAAGAGGTCTAATTAGTTCAAGCTTTTGGGGAGGTGGGAAAAAACTGAAAAGTGAAGATGAGATATATGAATATGAGGAGATATGGGATGCAGAAGGATCGATGCACCTCATAAAGAAAGCCTTTAAAGTGTCTTCTACATGCTCAAGCGACAGCGCTTCAGTAGAACG GGGTAATGCTATCATGCGGTCAGTTGCCAGAAAACAAGAGACGGATACCTCAAATCCCGCTGATGTGACTTTACATATAGGATCAGATACCGCGGTAAAAGCATTGCCTCGGACAAACAAATCAACGACAAAGATGGTAATTAGGAGATTGGTGAGGACATTGAGTATAATTACTATCGTTGCAGCTTTTAACATCCCTCTATATATGATGCTTCTTTTTAAAGATTGGATTGATAAATGA
- the LOC107007695 gene encoding vacuolar cation/proton exchanger 3-like: MGSVGDKLDIESDEEISFSSSHATNKIESLHFDSAHMASPRSFYSSRVLRKMHQISYFRSVYFVILKAKINVLLPFGPLAILLHYLTKKHEWVFFFSLVGITPLAERLGYATEQLAFYTGPTVGGLLNATFGNATEMIISLYALNNGMMRVVKQSLLGSILSNMLLVLGCAFFCGGIVHQQKVQVFSKATALVNSGLLLMAVMGLLFPAVLHFTHTEVHFGKSELALSRFSSCIMLVAYASYLFFQLKSQPNLYSSIDEGRENNAENSDEEEAPEITQWEAIGWLAILTVWISVLSGYLVDAIEGASDSMNMPVSFISVILLPIVGNAAEHASAIMFAMKDKLDITLGVAIGSSTQISMFVIPFCVVVGWFMGKPMDLNFQLFETATLFITVLVVAFMLQEGTSNYFKGLMLILCYLIVAASFFVHVDPSKEGE, encoded by the exons ATGGGATCTGTGGGGGATAAGTTAGACATTGAATCTGATGAGGAGATCTCCTTTAGTTCATCTCATGCTACAAACAAGATAGAGAGTTTGCATTTTGATTCAGCTCATATGGCGTCGCCTAGAAGTTTTTACTCCTCGAGAGTCTTGAGGAAGATGCATCAGATCAGCTATTTTAGGAGTGTATACTTTGTGATACTTAAAGCAAAGATCAATGTTTTGCTTCCTTTTGGACCATTGGCGATACTGCTACACTATCTAACGAAAAAACAT GAGTGGGTGTTCTTCTTCAGTTTGGTGGGCATTACACCCTTAGCTGAGCGTTTGGGTTATGCGACTGA GCAGCTTGCATTCTATACAGGGCCTACAG TTGGGGGACTTCTAAATGCTACATTTGGCAATGCCACTGAAATGATAATCTCATTATATGCATTGAATAATGGGATGATGAGGGTTGTTAAACAATCCTTGCTGGGTTCCATTTTATCAAATATGCTCTTGGTGCTTGGATGTGCCTTCTTCTGTGGTGGGATTGTTCATCAGCAGAAAGTCCAGGTTTTCAGTAAG GCAACTGCCCTCGTGAACTCAGGATTGTTATTGATGGCAGTCATGGGCTTATTATTTCCCGCTGTACTTCATTTCACCCACACAGAAGTGCATTTTGGGAAGTCAGAGCTGGCTCTTTCAAGATTTAGCAGTTGCATAATGCTGGTGGCATATGCAAGTTACCTATTTTTTCAGCTCAAGAGTCAGCCAAATCTATATAGCTCAATCGATGAG GGTAGAGAGAATAATGCTGAAAATTCTGATGAAGAAGAGGCTCCTGAGATAACACAATGGGAAGCTATAGGGTGGCTTGCTATTTTGACAGTATGGATATCTGTACTATCTGGGTATCTTGTTGATGCCATAGAG GGAGCATCCGACTCAATGAACATGCCTGTGTCCTTTATTAGTGTCATCTTGCTTCCAATTGTAGGAAATGCTGCAGAACATGCAAGTGCAATCATGTTTGCAATGAAAGATAAGCTT GACATTACACTTGGAGTTGCGATTGGGTCCTCTACTCAGATATCAATGTTTGTG ATTCCATTTTGTGTTGTCGTTGGTTGGTTCATGGGAAAACCAATGGACTTGAACTTCCAATTGTTTGAGACTGCTACACTCTTTATCACAGTGCTAGTTGTGGCATTTATGCTGCAG GAAGGAACATCAAATTATTTTAAGGGGTTGATGCTTATCCTATGCTATCTCATTGTTGCAGCAAGTTTCTTTGTACATGTTGATCCATCCAAAG AAGGGGAATAA
- the LOC107005317 gene encoding ATP synthase subunit epsilon, mitochondrial: protein MASNAAAPFWRSAGMTYITYSNLCANLVRNCLKEPYKAEALSREKVHYSISKWADGKPQKPTIRSDTPEN from the exons ATGGCATCGAACGCAGCAGCACCATTCTGGAGATCAGCAGGGATGACTTACATAACCTATTCAAATCTCTGTGCTAATCTTGTTAGGAATTGCCTCAAGGAACCTTACAAAGCTGAAGCCCTTTCCCGTGAGAAGGTCCATTACTCCATCTCGAAATGGGCTGATGGAAAACCTCAGAAACCCA CCATCCGCTCTGATACTCCTGAAAATTGA
- the LOC107006775 gene encoding exocyst complex component EXO70A1-like, producing the protein MYDIEKIKATRELLKCSIEKSRKLGVEISERSWRLESCEQRLDFLSVALRELSCKCTLYKMSTHDIDRVIGPASSVVMIFDVICGFETSLSNDDVSEDVFAYVTTVKRMEEALGLLTDNCKLVVSWLDTGSCCDSSLYVRKVNKCLSIVRGLQGTEERFRAKGGVLMIALDKVEVEYASMLRGIAPLSVALPDVIRNVQGVVERLGVNGRVEKCMSVYVEVRGLNVRKALEGFDLDYLEEISLTDFDSVLSVEHYIDQWDKQLEFVVKYLLDTEHRLCVEVFRKATFKDRSMECFARVAVLSGIHSFIKFGNTITKGKKEAIKLLKLLDMFGSLNKLRSDFNRLFSGRACGEIQTQTRDLIKKVVNGICEIFWELSLQVELQRPTSPPVDGSVPRLVNFVVEYCNQLLEDEYWSTLIQVVEIHQGWNHESFEKGLLLNEMQNIVTALGLNIETWAKRHEDASLSYFFLMNNHWYLCKYTRGTKLGELMGNEWLTGHEEFMEYYETLYLKESWEKLPALLNEEGLVLFPGGRAIDRQVVKKKLKEFTEAFDEIYKKQSNWELCDKGLRWRIRQLVLHVVLPSYSSYLEKYASSIEFEVTTTADQRVKYTAKTLGNMITCLFEPKVGKYGNSTKCTELSDMVNNSFVTKQLSSTPAAA; encoded by the coding sequence aTGTATGACATTGAGAAGATCAAAGCTACAAGAGAACTTCTCAAGTGTAGTatagagaaatcaagaaaattagGAGTTGAAATTAGTGAAAGAAGTTGGAGATTAGAGAGTTGTGAACAAAGGCTTGATTTTTTATCAGTTGCTTTAAGAGAGTTATCATGTAAATGTACATTATATAAGATGAGTACTCATGATATTGATAGAGTCATTGGTCCTGCTTCTTCTGTTGTTATGATATTTGATGTTATATGTGGATTTGAAACATCTCTTTCAAATGATGATGTTTCTGAAGATGTGTTTGCTTATGTCACAACTGTTAAACGGATGGAAGAAGCACTTGGTTTACTCACCGATAACTGTAAACTAGTCGTGTCTTGGCTTGATACCGGTAGTTGTTGTGATTCATCTCTGTATGTTAGGAAAGTGAACAAGTGTTTGAGTATAGTTAGAGGATTGCAGGGTACTGAGGAACGTTTTCGTGCTAAAGGTGGAGTGTTGATGATCGCGTTAGACAAGGTGGAGGTTGAATACGCGTCTATGTTAAGAGGCATAGCACCATTGTCTGTGGCTTTGCCTGATGTTATTCGAAATGTGCAAGGTGTTGTAGAGAGATTGGGTGTGAATGGTCGGGTTGAGAAATGTATGTCTGTCTATGTTGAGGTTCGGGGGTTAAACGTGAGGAAAGCTTTAGAAGGGTTCGATTTGGATTACCTGGAGGAGATATCATTGACAGATTTTGACAGTGTTTTGAGTGTAGAGCATTATATTGATCAATGGGACAAACAGTTGGAGTTTGTTGTGAAGTATTTGTTAGATACAGAACACAGGCTTTGCGTTGAGGTGTTTCGTAAAGCTACATTTAAGGATAGAAGTATGGAGTGCTTTGCAAGAGTTGCAGTCCTATCTGGGATTCATTCTTTCATCAAATTTGGCAACACGATTACGAAAGGTAAGAAAGAAGCAATCAAGCTGTTGAAGCTATTGGACATGTTTGGTTCTCTAAACAAACTACGATCCGATTTCAACAGACTTTTTAGTGGAAGAGCCTGTGGTGAAATCCAAACTCAGACAAGGGATCTGATCAAGAAAGTTGTGAATGGgatatgtgaaatattttgGGAACTTTCCCTTCAGGTGGAACTGCAGAGGCCAACTAGTCCTCCGGTGGATGGTAGTGTTCCGAGGCTGGTTAACTTTGTCGTAGAGTATTGTAATCAGCTGCTTGAGGATGAATATTGGTCCACACTTATCCAAGTTGTGGAGATACATCAAGGTTGGAACCACGAGAGCTTCGAAAAGGGGCTTCTTCTAAATGAAATGCAGAACATAGTAACAGCACTTGGACTCAATATAGAAACTTGGGCAAAGAGACACGAGGACGCCTCtctttcttatttcttcttgatGAACAACCATTGGTACTTGTGCAAGTACACGAGGGGAACGAAACTAGGTGAGCTAATGGGAAATGAATGGCTTACAGGTCACGAGGAATTCATGGAGTACTACGAGACACTCTATTTGAAAGAGAGCTGGGAGAAACTCCCGGCCCTTTTAAACGAGGAAGGCCTAGTGTTGTTCCCAGGAGGTAGAGCCATTGATCGACAAGTAGTTAAAAAGAAACTCAAGGAATTCACTGAGGCCTTCGATGAGATTTACAAGAAACAATCCAATTGGGAATTGTGTGACAAGGGGCTAAGATGGAGAATACGCCAACTTGTATTGCACGTTGTCCTTCCTTCTTACAGTAGTTACCTGGAAAAATACGCGTCCTCCATAGAATTTGAGGTTACTACTACTGCAGATCAACGCGTAAAATACACAGCTAAGACCTTGGGAAACATGATCACTTGTCTATTTGAACCAAAAGTGGGAAAATATGGCAATAGCACCAAATGCACAGAATTGAGTGACATGGTAAACAATAGCTTTGTCACTAAACAACTTTCCTCCACACCAGCAGCAGCATGA